In the genome of Candidatus Pristimantibacillus lignocellulolyticus, the window TACTTTCGCCCAGAACGGATCTGTAATCCATTCAATAGGAGTATTCATTAGATTTAGTTTCATTAGGAATTGGTTAATCAAACCATCTGTTGCAAACAAATATTTGAAGATTATTGCGTAAGCTACTAATGATGTAACTGCAGGCAAGAAGATTGCAGTACGGAAAAATCCTTTAAATTTCAAATTGCTACTATTAAGTAATACTGATAAAAATAATGCAAACAAAATCATAAGCGGTACTTGAATGATTAAGTACAACATCGTATTTTTAAGTGCTGCAATAAATGTTGTATCAGAGAATAATCTTAAGTAGTTATCAAATCCAACAAATTCTAAGTTCATGCCTTTGCCTGATTTGAAAGAAAGAAGCAAGGCTTGAATCATTGGATAAAAGTAGAAAATAACAATCATGATGCAAGCAATACTGATGAAAGCCCAACCTGTTAAGTTTGACTTTGTTTGTATACTCATGCCTTTCTTAGCTGTTTTCACGATAATAGCCCCTTTCTTTATGGCCATATTAACTTTGGTCCTTTGTTCTGCTACTACATTTCCAGTAGCAGTAGAACAAAGGATCCTTAATTAATAATCTTAACTTCGAGTTACAAATCTATTATTTAATTTGTGACTCAGCTTGTGTTTGAGCGTTACCTAATGCTTTTGCAAGATCAGTTCCGTTCAAGTAATTTTGCATTTCTACTACTAGAAGATCTTCAATTGCATAAGTGTGCATACCGTAGTTTACATTAGGAATTTGCTCTGTCCAAGCTGCAAGATCAGCGATAGTTTTTTGACCACTGAAGAAATCATCTGCTTTTGTATAAGCTTCACCAGTAGCAGCAGCTTTGAATGTACCGATTACACCGATATCAGTAACTAGTGTTTGGTATAGATCAACATTAGAAGCAAACGTAGATTTTAGGAATTCAGCAGCAGCTTCTTTACCGTCAACATTCAATACATACCATGAGCTACCACCAAGGTTTGATGCATGTACAGATTCAGCTACGTTAGGAAGTGTTGGGAATGGTACGATCGCCCACTTACCTGATTGATCAGCTGATGCTTTGATTGAAGCAGTGATCCAGTTACCTGTTGGAACAGAAGCAACTTCACCACTATTGAATGCACCAACGAATTGGCTCCAGTCAGAAATAACTTTTACAAAACCAGCATCCATAATGTTTTTGTAAGTTTCAAAAGCTTGTTTTAAAGCTGCATTATTTGCAAGATCAGGAGTAGTTCCATCTTCTTTCATATACCAAGAACCAGCAGATTGAATCATCATACGAATTAATCCAAGGTCATTAGGATCTTGTGTTAGCATATCTTTACCAGTTTTTTCTTTTACTACTTTACCGATTTCAATGTATTGATCCCAAGTAATATCTTGTAAATCAGCTACAGTGTAACCAGCTTGTTCTAAGTAATCCGTTCTTACATAAAGTCCAGTTACACCACTATCGAAAGGCACACCATATTGTTTGCCATCGTAGCTAGTAGAACCGATTTTGTAATCTGCGAAATCATCAGCTTTAATGAACTCATCAAGCGCAAAGAATGAATCTGGATAAGCTTGAAGGAAGCTTTGTGCACGATAATCTTCGATTAATACAATTGTTGGAAGACTTTTCGTAGTTCCAGAGTTGAATCCAGCATTCAATTTTTGAATGATATCTGCTTGTGCATTTTCAATAATGTTTACCGTTAAATCTGGGTTAGTTGCAGCGTAAGCTTCTTTTGCTTTTTCCATTGCTGCAATATTAAACGCTTTATCCCAAGCCCACACTGTAATTTCTTGTTTGCCTGTTGTGTTAGTACCAGTATTTCCGTTGTTTGCATTGTTTGTGTTGCTAGAACATGCTGTTAGAAGCATAAAACTTGCTAACATTACTGTTAATAACTTCTTCACTATAATTCAGCCCCTTTGTTTTTCTGTAATCCATTGAAAGCGTTTGCCGGCTAACGATTACATTATATCAACTACAATTATGCCTTCGTTAGCAATATATTTGTCTGGATTGGTCATATCTATTGTTCCTATTGGGGCTTATTTTATGAATTATGATTATTTTTATATATTGGTATTTTTTTGAGGTACCGTGATCGGCATTGTAATAATAATTCTAGTCCCTTGATCTGGAGAGCTAATAATTTTCACTCCATAGTTCTCGCCATATAGTAATTCAAGGCGATCATTGACGTTTCTAATGCCTATCCCCGAGAAGAAATGACTAGAATGACGAGTGCTTTTTTCCTCATCATTTTGTTTGGAATCCATTCCTATCCCATTATCTACGACCTCACAAATAAGATTACTACCATCTCGAGATATCATAACGTAGATATACCCATCATTTCGTCCGCGGAATGCATGGAAGAATGCATTCTCGATAAATGGTTGTATAATTAATTTTGGCAGCTGATATTCTTTACAGTTATCATCAATGAAATAACTTACATTAATCTGTTCACCATAGCGAATATGATTGATTAATACGTAATTTTTCAAGTTTACTAGTTCCTCTTCTACAGAAATTGTTTCACTTGCGTTGCCAATTGTATTTTGTAGTAATTCAATTAATGCGTTAATGGTTAATGTAGCTTTCTCTTTATTTCCTTGTTGAACTAATATTTTTACCGAAGCTAAAGTGTTGTATAGAAAATGCGGATTAATTTGCATTTGTAATGCAGATAATTCAGCATTACGTTGGTCTTTCTGAGTCTGAATAAGTTGCCTGATATAGTCATTAAGTTCATCAAGCATGTAATTATATGCATTTCCGAGCTCTCTAATTTCATAACTACCCGAGACAGTGAAGTAATTACCAAAATTACGCTTCGTTATTCTCGACATTTGTCTAGCTAACAAGGTTAACGATTTTGTAATACGGCGAGTAATAATGAAAACTATAAAAAGTGCAATGCAAACAATTAAGGCACAAATAACAGCTACCATCTTAAAGTTCATCATCTGACTTAATGCAGCTCTCTTATCCACGGTGTTCACAATAAATAAATCATAAGTAGGTAAATATTGTGCTATTAATAAATGCTGTTTACCTTCCCATTCTACTTCTTTTACCCGGATCTCACTTGTGTTCATCTCTATTACTTCAGACAACAAATGTCGCTCATTTGTACCAATTAAAGCATCTCGATTTGAAGAGATAACTAATCCATCTTGATTTAATAAAAGCACGTCGTTACCGATACTAGTAAATCCGGTATAACTTTTTTTGAACTCTGATTCTTGAATCGCAAAATAAAGCATGCCATAAAGAAGACCACTTTTACGGTCCATTAACGCTTTTGTTGTTACAATAACAGCCTTATCATTTTGAGCCGTTATGGAACTGGCATCTAGATGATATTGCAGTTTTTTTGGCTGTTTTAACGCATCAATTGTAATTTGATTCTCGCTCATATCCATATAAGTTAATGGCCAAAATGCACTATCCGTTGAATGACGATAGCCATTCATACCCGTTATCATCATTGTAATCGGATAAGTGGATACGGTTGATTGCAATCTCTTCATTTCTTTCTTGACAAGATAATGACTCCTTAGAGCTTGTTTCGTCGTTTCATTGTTAACAGTTAAAAACCGTTTAATCTCACCACTGCTATTGGTATTACTAGCTGTCATGGAAATTGCGTAATTCATATTTTCTAAACTAGTCTGA includes:
- a CDS encoding sugar ABC transporter permease; protein product: MKTAKKGMSIQTKSNLTGWAFISIACIMIVIFYFYPMIQALLLSFKSGKGMNLEFVGFDNYLRLFSDTTFIAALKNTMLYLIIQVPLMILFALFLSVLLNSSNLKFKGFFRTAIFLPAVTSLVAYAIIFKYLFATDGLINQFLMKLNLMNTPIEWITDPFWAKVTIIIAITWRWTGYNMIFYLSSLQNIDNSIYEAARIDGASATRQFFGITIPLLKPIILFTSITSTIGTLQLFDEVVNITKGGPGNSTLSISQYIYNLSFKYSSDFGYAATVSYSIVIIIIILAFLQFKLAGDDK
- a CDS encoding sensor histidine kinase — encoded protein: MKWLKEKFQFKGLFIKMFSVTLISVITVALFTWLVMLQMSEKVFMETFSITNSKIMTQIQTSLENMNYAISMTASNTNSSGEIKRFLTVNNETTKQALRSHYLVKKEMKRLQSTVSTYPITMMITGMNGYRHSTDSAFWPLTYMDMSENQITIDALKQPKKLQYHLDASSITAQNDKAVIVTTKALMDRKSGLLYGMLYFAIQESEFKKSYTGFTSIGNDVLLLNQDGLVISSNRDALIGTNERHLLSEVIEMNTSEIRVKEVEWEGKQHLLIAQYLPTYDLFIVNTVDKRAALSQMMNFKMVAVICALIVCIALFIVFIITRRITKSLTLLARQMSRITKRNFGNYFTVSGSYEIRELGNAYNYMLDELNDYIRQLIQTQKDQRNAELSALQMQINPHFLYNTLASVKILVQQGNKEKATLTINALIELLQNTIGNASETISVEEELVNLKNYVLINHIRYGEQINVSYFIDDNCKEYQLPKLIIQPFIENAFFHAFRGRNDGYIYVMISRDGSNLICEVVDNGIGMDSKQNDEEKSTRHSSHFFSGIGIRNVNDRLELLYGENYGVKIISSPDQGTRIIITMPITVPQKNTNI
- a CDS encoding extracellular solute-binding protein — protein: MKKLLTVMLASFMLLTACSSNTNNANNGNTGTNTTGKQEITVWAWDKAFNIAAMEKAKEAYAATNPDLTVNIIENAQADIIQKLNAGFNSGTTKSLPTIVLIEDYRAQSFLQAYPDSFFALDEFIKADDFADYKIGSTSYDGKQYGVPFDSGVTGLYVRTDYLEQAGYTVADLQDITWDQYIEIGKVVKEKTGKDMLTQDPNDLGLIRMMIQSAGSWYMKEDGTTPDLANNAALKQAFETYKNIMDAGFVKVISDWSQFVGAFNSGEVASVPTGNWITASIKASADQSGKWAIVPFPTLPNVAESVHASNLGGSSWYVLNVDGKEAAAEFLKSTFASNVDLYQTLVTDIGVIGTFKAAATGEAYTKADDFFSGQKTIADLAAWTEQIPNVNYGMHTYAIEDLLVVEMQNYLNGTDLAKALGNAQTQAESQIK